The proteins below are encoded in one region of Tessaracoccus aquimaris:
- a CDS encoding nitrite/sulfite reductase, which produces MSQATARPTRNQATGAWAEGDTTPLNANEAFKQDDDGLNVRARIEEVYSKEGFASIPGEDLRGRMRWWGLYTQRRPGIDGGKTATLAAEELDDEFFMMRVRSDGGALSNEQLRVIATISTEFGRDTADITDRQNIQLHWIRVEDVPEIWRRLEDVGLTTAEACGDVPRVILGSPVAGIAANEVVDGTPAVREILEKYIGNPEFSNLPRKFKTAISGSPNLDIAHEINDVSFVGVEHPEHGPGFDLWVAGGLSTNPMFAKRLGAWVPLAEVPEVWRGVVSIFRDYGYRRLRNRARLKFLMADWGPEKFREVLETEYLRRPLIDGPAPEANRLRRDHVGVHPQNDGLYWVGVAPVAGRVSGTRLTEIADVAARHASGRVRLTPHQKLLILDVPDAAIEGLVRDLDALDLPAEPSEFRRGVMACTGIEFCKLALVETKARARTIVEELEARLPDFDVPFTIHVNGCPNACARTQVADVGLKGMVTSDADGNLTEVFQVHLGGELGASAQVARKTRALKVAADDLPDYIQRLATTFLAQRGEGESFAHWAHRADEEDLR; this is translated from the coding sequence ATGTCACAAGCGACCGCGCGTCCCACGCGCAACCAGGCAACCGGAGCCTGGGCCGAGGGCGACACGACGCCGCTCAACGCGAACGAGGCGTTCAAGCAGGACGACGACGGGCTCAACGTCCGCGCCAGGATCGAAGAGGTGTACTCCAAGGAGGGCTTCGCCTCGATCCCCGGCGAGGACCTCCGCGGCCGGATGCGCTGGTGGGGCCTCTACACGCAGCGACGACCAGGCATCGACGGGGGCAAGACCGCAACGCTCGCAGCAGAGGAACTCGACGACGAGTTCTTCATGATGCGGGTCCGCTCCGACGGAGGGGCGCTCAGCAACGAGCAGTTGCGCGTGATCGCGACCATCTCCACGGAGTTCGGCCGCGACACGGCAGACATCACCGACCGGCAGAACATCCAACTGCACTGGATCCGCGTCGAGGACGTGCCAGAGATCTGGCGCCGCCTCGAGGACGTCGGCCTCACAACGGCGGAGGCCTGCGGTGACGTGCCGCGCGTGATCCTCGGCTCGCCCGTCGCCGGGATCGCCGCAAACGAGGTCGTCGACGGCACCCCTGCGGTCCGTGAGATCCTCGAGAAGTACATCGGCAACCCCGAGTTCTCGAACCTGCCCCGCAAGTTCAAGACGGCGATCTCCGGCAGCCCCAACCTCGACATCGCGCACGAGATCAACGACGTGTCCTTCGTCGGCGTCGAGCATCCCGAGCACGGCCCCGGCTTCGACCTCTGGGTTGCGGGAGGGCTCTCCACCAACCCCATGTTCGCCAAGCGGCTCGGCGCCTGGGTGCCGCTCGCGGAGGTGCCGGAGGTGTGGCGCGGCGTCGTGTCGATCTTCCGCGACTACGGCTACCGCAGGCTGCGGAACCGCGCCCGGCTGAAGTTCCTGATGGCCGACTGGGGCCCGGAGAAGTTCCGCGAGGTGCTCGAGACCGAGTACCTGCGCCGCCCGTTGATCGACGGCCCCGCGCCTGAGGCGAACCGGCTGCGCCGCGACCACGTCGGCGTGCACCCGCAGAACGACGGCCTCTACTGGGTCGGCGTCGCCCCCGTCGCAGGCCGCGTCTCCGGCACCCGCCTCACCGAGATCGCCGACGTCGCCGCGCGGCACGCCTCCGGGCGGGTCCGGCTCACGCCGCACCAGAAGTTGCTGATCCTCGACGTCCCCGACGCCGCCATCGAGGGCCTCGTACGCGACCTCGACGCCCTCGACCTGCCCGCCGAGCCGAGCGAGTTCCGTCGCGGCGTGATGGCGTGCACCGGCATCGAGTTCTGCAAGCTGGCGCTCGTCGAGACCAAGGCGCGGGCCCGCACCATCGTCGAGGAGTTGGAGGCGCGGCTGCCCGACTTCGACGTGCCGTTCACCATTCACGTCAATGGCTGCCCCAACGCCTGTGCCCGCACCCAGGTCGCCGACGTCGGGCTGAAGGGCATGGTGACCTCCGACGCCGACGGGAACCTCACCGAGGTGTTCCAGGTGCACCTGGGCGGCGAACTGGGCGCCTCGGCCCAGGTGGCGCGAAAGACCCGCGCGCTCAAGGTGGCGGCCGACGACCTGCCCGACTACATCCAGCGGCTCGCCACGACCTTCCTGGCGCAGCGCGGGGAAGGCGAATCATTCGCGCACTGGGCCCACCGCGCCGACGAGGAGGACCTGCGATGA
- a CDS encoding phosphoadenylyl-sulfate reductase, giving the protein MFFLDTGFHFDETLRTRDHYAGRVRLRTVLPLLTVEEQASAHGERLYERDPDGCCAIRKVEPLNRAIAGRSAWITGMRRVDAPTRTDIDLVGWDERRGMVKVNPIAAWSDDDVDRFAFEEDVFLNPLRERGYPSIGCAPCTRAVAAGEDPRAGRWAGTSKTECGLHT; this is encoded by the coding sequence GTGTTCTTCCTCGACACCGGCTTCCACTTCGACGAGACGCTGCGGACCCGCGACCACTACGCGGGCCGGGTGCGGCTGCGCACCGTGCTGCCGCTGCTGACCGTCGAGGAGCAGGCCAGCGCACACGGCGAGCGGCTCTACGAGCGCGACCCGGACGGCTGCTGCGCCATCCGAAAGGTCGAACCCCTCAACCGGGCGATCGCGGGACGCAGCGCCTGGATCACCGGCATGCGCCGAGTCGACGCCCCCACGCGTACCGACATCGACCTGGTCGGCTGGGACGAGCGGAGGGGGATGGTCAAGGTCAACCCGATCGCCGCCTGGAGCGACGACGACGTCGACCGCTTCGCCTTCGAGGAGGACGTCTTCCTCAACCCGTTGCGCGAGCGCGGCTACCCGTCGATCGGCTGCGCGCCGTGCACAAGGGCGGTCGCAGCAGGCGAAGACCCACGAGCCGGCCGCTGGGCCGGAACCTCCAAGACCGAATGCGGACTCCACACATGA
- the cysD gene encoding sulfate adenylyltransferase subunit CysD yields the protein MNQHFLNHLDHLESEAVHIFREVAGEFERPVILFSGGKDSVVMLHLALKAFAPAPLPFALLHVDTGHNFPEVLDYRDETVGRIGARLHVAKVQDYIDDGRLRERPDGTRNPLQTVPLLDAIEQGRFDAVFGGGRRDEEKARAKERVFSLRDAFGAWDPRRQRPELWDLYNGRHSPGEHVRVFPLSNWTELDVWRYIERERIALPSLYYAHERDVFQRDGMWLTAGDWGGPRDSEPVEARVVRYRTVGDMSCTGAVESEAADVGGVILEVAASRITERGATRADDRLSEAAMEDRKKQGYF from the coding sequence ATGAACCAGCACTTCCTCAACCATCTCGACCACCTCGAGTCGGAGGCCGTCCACATCTTCCGCGAGGTCGCTGGCGAGTTCGAGCGCCCCGTGATCCTGTTCAGCGGAGGCAAGGACTCCGTCGTGATGCTGCATCTCGCGCTGAAGGCGTTTGCGCCCGCGCCGCTGCCGTTCGCGCTGCTGCACGTCGACACCGGACACAACTTCCCAGAGGTCCTCGACTACCGCGACGAGACCGTCGGCCGGATCGGCGCGCGACTGCACGTCGCGAAGGTGCAGGACTACATCGACGACGGCAGGCTGAGGGAGCGGCCCGACGGCACCCGCAACCCACTCCAGACCGTCCCACTGCTCGACGCGATCGAACAGGGCCGCTTCGACGCGGTCTTCGGTGGCGGACGCCGCGACGAGGAGAAGGCGCGCGCCAAGGAAAGGGTCTTCTCGCTGCGCGACGCCTTCGGGGCGTGGGACCCGCGCAGGCAGCGCCCCGAACTGTGGGACCTGTACAACGGCCGCCACTCGCCAGGCGAGCACGTGCGCGTCTTCCCGCTGTCCAACTGGACCGAACTGGACGTGTGGCGCTACATCGAACGCGAACGGATCGCGCTGCCCAGCCTCTACTACGCCCACGAGCGCGACGTCTTCCAGCGCGACGGCATGTGGCTCACCGCGGGCGACTGGGGAGGCCCCAGGGACAGCGAGCCCGTCGAGGCGCGGGTGGTGCGCTACCGCACCGTCGGCGACATGTCGTGCACCGGGGCCGTCGAGTCCGAGGCCGCCGACGTCGGGGGAGTGATCCTCGAGGTCGCCGCCTCCCGGATCACCGAACGCGGCGCGACGCGCGCCGACGACCGCCTCTCCGAGGCCGCCATGGAAGACCGCAAGAAGCAGGGATACTTCTGA
- a CDS encoding sirohydrochlorin chelatase, with protein sequence MPDIVLIAHGSPDPRHAADVERLADAVRDRARAGRAVGACYLDHHAPSPDELAAELERPAVAVPLLLTPAFHARVDIPAAVGRLRARGADVRLAPPLGPDDRLLDACEELLAAAGVTPDPGTAVAVFAAGSSDTAAVASIGETIERSPRRGWGHWAVAALDGGAEIEDVVALLRLDAERVVAVSFMVAEGILRDRMVERCALLGVDMVPGALARTATLADLVIARAL encoded by the coding sequence ATGCCGGACATCGTTCTCATCGCTCACGGCTCGCCCGATCCGCGTCACGCGGCTGACGTCGAGCGGCTCGCCGACGCCGTTCGCGACAGGGCGCGGGCAGGGCGGGCCGTGGGGGCCTGCTACCTGGACCACCACGCGCCGAGCCCCGACGAGTTGGCTGCCGAACTCGAGCGACCTGCCGTCGCCGTTCCGCTGCTGCTCACGCCCGCCTTCCACGCCCGGGTCGACATCCCGGCGGCGGTCGGCAGGCTCAGAGCCCGCGGCGCCGACGTGCGCCTCGCGCCACCATTGGGGCCCGACGACCGACTCCTCGACGCGTGCGAGGAACTGCTCGCCGCCGCTGGCGTCACCCCCGACCCAGGAACCGCCGTCGCCGTCTTCGCGGCAGGCTCGTCGGACACGGCCGCCGTTGCGAGTATCGGTGAGACGATCGAGCGCTCTCCGCGGCGCGGGTGGGGGCACTGGGCCGTCGCCGCGCTGGACGGGGGAGCCGAGATCGAGGACGTGGTCGCCCTGCTGCGCCTGGACGCCGAGCGAGTGGTCGCCGTGAGTTTCATGGTCGCGGAGGGGATCCTGCGTGACCGGATGGTCGAGCGGTGCGCGCTGCTCGGGGTGGACATGGTGCCTGGTGCGCTCGCCCGGACCGCGACGCTCGCCGATCTGGTGATCGCCCGCGCCCTCTGA
- a CDS encoding NAD(P)-dependent oxidoreductase, with amino-acid sequence MYPLFLDLTGRRVVVVGGGRVATRRVGGLLEAGAVVHVVAPSVTDKLSALVGQDSVSWEPRGYLPGDLEGALLVHTATGVKGVDAQVAWDAAAAGIWCVNAADHARSAAWTPTIARGEGAAEGIEVAVTAGGDPRRAVRVRDAIADLLAAGGLPTARFRAAR; translated from the coding sequence ATGTACCCGCTCTTCCTCGACCTGACCGGGCGACGCGTGGTCGTCGTCGGCGGTGGGCGCGTCGCGACCAGGCGGGTCGGCGGACTGCTGGAGGCGGGCGCCGTCGTGCACGTGGTCGCCCCGAGCGTGACGGACAAGCTTTCGGCCCTGGTCGGCCAGGACTCCGTCTCCTGGGAGCCGCGCGGCTACCTGCCGGGCGACCTCGAGGGGGCGCTGCTCGTGCACACCGCGACGGGGGTCAAGGGGGTCGACGCGCAGGTGGCCTGGGACGCGGCGGCGGCAGGCATCTGGTGCGTCAACGCGGCCGACCACGCGCGCTCGGCCGCCTGGACCCCGACCATCGCCCGCGGTGAAGGGGCCGCCGAGGGGATCGAGGTCGCCGTCACGGCGGGGGGCGATCCCCGGCGTGCCGTGCGGGTGCGCGACGCCATCGCCGACCTGCTCGCGGCGGGCGGGCTCCCGACCGCCCGGTTCCGGGCCGCGCGGTGA
- a CDS encoding sulfate adenylyltransferase subunit 1, whose protein sequence is MTHDLLRLATAGSVDDGKSTLVGRLLYDTKSVLADQLDAVARVSEARGQAAPDLALLTDGLRAEREQGITIDVAYRYFSTANRSYVLADTPGHVQYTRNMVTGASTAELALILVDARHGVVEQTRRHLAVTGLLGVRHVAVAVNKMDLVGWDRGRYDAIVAEVRAVAARFDIDEVVAVPLSALLGDNVVDRSANTAWYDGPTLLEHLESVPVGTDPATQPLRFPVQVVLRPQSDPHRDYRGYAGRLAAGTVSVGDEVTVLPSGRTTTVVGIDLGQADGTVTTLENAFSPQSVTLRLADDIDVSRGDLIASTERPGHVTRSVSGMVCVVSERPIRPRDRVLLRAGTRTVRALVEEILDQLDIETVEYSRATSQLDLNDIGRVRIRLADDLPIDDYHELRRTGAFLLIDEADGATLAAGMADAPERYAGASI, encoded by the coding sequence ATGACCCACGACCTCCTCCGGCTGGCCACCGCCGGCTCCGTCGACGACGGCAAGTCCACCCTGGTCGGCAGGCTGCTCTACGACACGAAGTCCGTGCTCGCCGACCAACTCGACGCCGTCGCCCGCGTCTCCGAGGCCCGCGGCCAGGCGGCGCCCGACCTCGCGCTGCTCACCGACGGCCTACGTGCCGAGCGCGAGCAGGGCATCACGATCGACGTCGCCTACCGGTACTTCTCCACCGCGAACCGCTCCTACGTGCTCGCCGACACCCCCGGCCACGTGCAGTACACCCGCAACATGGTCACGGGCGCCTCCACCGCCGAACTCGCGCTGATCCTCGTCGACGCCCGGCACGGCGTGGTCGAGCAGACAAGGCGCCATCTGGCCGTCACGGGCCTGCTCGGCGTGCGGCACGTCGCGGTCGCCGTCAACAAGATGGACCTGGTCGGCTGGGACCGCGGGCGATACGACGCCATCGTCGCCGAGGTGCGCGCGGTGGCGGCCCGCTTCGACATCGACGAGGTCGTCGCCGTCCCGCTGTCGGCGCTGCTCGGCGACAACGTGGTGGACCGCTCCGCCAACACCGCCTGGTACGACGGCCCGACGCTGCTCGAGCACCTGGAGAGCGTCCCCGTCGGCACCGACCCGGCGACCCAGCCGCTCCGGTTCCCCGTCCAGGTAGTGCTCCGGCCCCAGTCCGACCCGCACCGCGACTACCGCGGCTACGCGGGCAGGCTCGCGGCAGGCACCGTCTCGGTCGGCGACGAGGTGACGGTGCTGCCCTCAGGTCGCACGACCACCGTCGTCGGCATCGACCTCGGCCAGGCCGACGGCACGGTCACGACGCTGGAGAACGCCTTCTCGCCCCAGTCGGTGACGCTGCGCCTGGCCGACGACATCGACGTGTCGCGGGGCGACCTGATCGCCTCGACCGAGCGGCCGGGCCACGTCACCCGCAGCGTCAGCGGCATGGTGTGCGTGGTGTCGGAGCGACCCATCCGCCCGCGCGACCGCGTGCTGCTCCGGGCGGGCACCCGCACCGTCCGTGCCCTCGTGGAGGAGATCCTCGACCAACTCGACATCGAGACCGTCGAGTACAGCCGCGCCACCAGCCAGTTGGACCTCAACGACATCGGACGGGTGCGCATCCGGCTTGCCGACGATCTGCCCATCGACGACTACCACGAACTGCGCCGCACGGGCGCCTTCCTGCTGATCGACGAGGCGGACGGGGCAACGCTCGCCGCAGGCATGGCCGACGCACCGGAACGCTACGCCGGGGCCTCGATCTGA